In Luteitalea sp. TBR-22, one genomic interval encodes:
- a CDS encoding flagellin yields MASFSVITNVAANNAQANLYSTNIGLRTALTRVSSGFRINNSGDDAAGLAVANGYRSTVAVLNQGVRNANDGLSDLQIKDGALDNVSKLLDRLSTLATQAASGQTTSTSRTTLDAEFDDVLNEINRETNVAGLATAQGFSVFVSNNSTNGKVGGSINAVTTTSLGIASGDLTTQAAAQTAVASIASAVTSLGTVQGQVGQLQNRLSYAISLAQNQIVNNKAAESRIRDANIAEESANLTRFSILNQSGIAALAQANGQTSAVLSLLRG; encoded by the coding sequence ATGGCAAGTTTCTCGGTCATCACCAACGTCGCCGCCAACAACGCCCAGGCCAACCTGTACTCGACCAACATCGGTCTGCGTACGGCCCTCACGCGCGTCAGCAGCGGCTTCCGCATCAACAACTCCGGTGACGATGCGGCCGGCCTCGCGGTCGCCAACGGCTACCGTTCCACCGTCGCGGTGCTCAACCAGGGCGTCCGCAACGCCAACGATGGCCTGTCGGACCTGCAGATCAAGGACGGCGCGCTCGACAACGTCTCCAAGCTGCTCGACCGCCTCTCGACGCTCGCCACGCAGGCGGCCTCGGGCCAGACCACCAGCACCTCGCGCACCACGCTCGATGCCGAGTTCGACGACGTGCTCAACGAGATCAACCGTGAGACCAACGTGGCCGGCCTGGCCACGGCGCAGGGCTTCTCGGTGTTCGTGAGCAACAACAGCACCAACGGCAAGGTCGGCGGCAGCATCAACGCCGTCACCACCACCTCGCTCGGCATCGCCTCGGGCGATCTGACGACGCAGGCAGCCGCGCAGACCGCGGTGGCCTCCATCGCGTCGGCCGTGACCTCGCTGGGCACCGTGCAGGGCCAGGTCGGTCAGCTGCAGAACCGCCTCAGCTACGCCATCAGCCTGGCGCAGAACCAGATCGTCAACAACAAGGCCGCCGAGAGCCGCATCCGCGACGCCAACATCGCGGAAGAGTCGGCCAACCTCACCCGGTTCTCCATCCTGAACCAGTCCGGCATCGCCGCCCTGGCCCAGGCCAACGGCCAGACCTCCGCGGTCCTCTCGCTGCTCCGCGGCTAA
- the fliD gene encoding flagellar filament capping protein FliD — protein sequence MSSPITLSGFNNIDFNSIVEALYQQERQPVLQLQTQQAQLEKQKTAFGTLATRLSALESAASDLASSRAFSGTTASVSKESAVRASSASGAATGSYSLTVSALAQAQVTATNGTTPDADTTVVASGGSLVIGGKTVTVTGDVTMNGLAAAINETADIGVTASVVRSTGGAYQLVLTGKETGADKAFTVTNNLTGGGGVSFPGTNAQAAQDAVLSINNVTVTSSSNTVENAIPGVTLTLQEQIAAPVVITITADTSSVEELVKKFTSAYNELQTFLEQQTKAFANKERDNIGGDPLVRQLRNSLSRVASGEIPTGDTYTSLAQVGLSFNRTGQLEFRNADLQAAIKADRTAVMSLFQGGSGFDGAFDKMKTAVSNYTSSGGLIPTARTRLDDQLTKLGERISEMERRLAIRKEALQKEYVAADLAIAQLNSSKSQLGSFSSSLSSL from the coding sequence ATGAGCAGTCCCATTACGCTGAGCGGCTTCAACAACATCGACTTCAACAGCATCGTCGAGGCCCTGTACCAGCAGGAGCGCCAGCCCGTGCTGCAGTTGCAGACGCAGCAGGCGCAGCTCGAGAAACAGAAGACAGCCTTCGGCACCCTCGCGACACGCCTGAGCGCGCTCGAGTCGGCAGCCAGCGACCTGGCGTCCTCGAGGGCCTTCAGCGGGACCACGGCGTCGGTCAGCAAGGAGTCGGCAGTCAGGGCGTCGAGCGCCAGCGGCGCCGCCACGGGGAGCTACTCGCTCACCGTCAGCGCCCTCGCCCAGGCGCAGGTCACCGCCACCAACGGCACCACGCCGGACGCCGACACGACGGTGGTCGCCAGCGGCGGCTCGCTGGTCATCGGCGGCAAGACCGTCACCGTGACCGGGGACGTGACGATGAACGGCCTGGCCGCCGCGATCAACGAGACGGCCGACATCGGGGTCACGGCCTCGGTCGTGCGATCGACCGGCGGCGCGTACCAGCTGGTGCTGACCGGCAAGGAGACGGGCGCCGACAAGGCGTTCACCGTCACCAACAACCTCACCGGTGGCGGCGGCGTGAGCTTCCCCGGCACCAACGCGCAGGCCGCGCAGGATGCGGTCCTGTCGATCAACAACGTGACGGTCACCAGCAGTTCCAACACCGTCGAGAACGCCATCCCTGGCGTCACCCTGACGCTGCAGGAGCAGATCGCGGCGCCCGTGGTGATCACCATCACGGCAGACACGTCGTCGGTCGAGGAACTGGTGAAGAAGTTCACCAGCGCCTACAACGAGCTGCAGACCTTCCTCGAGCAGCAGACCAAGGCCTTCGCCAACAAGGAGCGCGACAACATCGGCGGCGACCCGCTGGTGCGGCAGCTGCGCAACAGCCTGAGTCGCGTCGCCTCGGGGGAGATTCCCACCGGCGACACGTACACCTCGCTCGCGCAGGTCGGCCTCTCGTTCAACCGCACGGGCCAGCTCGAGTTCCGCAACGCCGACCTGCAGGCGGCCATCAAGGCCGACCGGACGGCGGTGATGAGCCTGTTCCAGGGCGGCTCGGGCTTCGATGGCGCCTTCGACAAGATGAAGACCGCCGTCAGCAACTACACCAGCAGCGGCGGCCTCATCCCGACGGCGCGCACGCGCCTCGACGACCAGCTGACCAAGCTCGGTGAGCGCATCAGCGAGATGGAGCGGCGGCTGGCGATCCGCAAGGAAGCATTGCAGAAGGAGTACGTTGCGGCCGATTTGGCGATCGCGCAGCTGAACTCCTCCAAGAGCCAGCTGGGATCGTTCTCCTCATCGCTCAGCAGCCTCTGA
- the fliS gene encoding flagellar export chaperone FliS — protein MSTLLAYAAPHSPNPAMYNKGAQAYLQTQVQSRTPVELVVMLYDGAIKFLGQAREAMARRDLIAKRHALSRGLAIVQELQNMLNMEAGGEVAERLDGLYTYILGRCYEANTQLDPAGLDEAIKLLTPLRDAWAAVAQNPAQAG, from the coding sequence ATGTCGACTCTTCTGGCGTACGCCGCTCCCCACAGCCCGAATCCAGCCATGTACAACAAGGGTGCCCAGGCCTACCTGCAGACCCAGGTGCAGTCACGCACGCCGGTCGAGCTCGTCGTGATGCTGTACGACGGGGCCATCAAGTTCCTCGGCCAGGCCCGCGAGGCGATGGCACGCCGCGACCTGATCGCCAAGCGGCACGCGCTGTCGCGCGGGCTGGCCATCGTGCAGGAACTGCAGAACATGCTGAACATGGAGGCGGGAGGCGAGGTTGCCGAGCGCCTCGACGGCCTCTACACTTACATCCTCGGCCGGTGCTACGAGGCCAACACGCAGCTGGATCCGGCGGGTCTGGACGAAGCCATCAAGCTGCTGACGCCGCTGCGCGATGCCTGGGCCGCCGTGGCCCAGAATCCGGCGCAAGCCGGCTGA
- a CDS encoding GNAT family N-acetyltransferase: protein MRLDDWRNLPAEAMRPVYEAEKARWSTGLQWDLEPSLQILEHARADGTLPGLVVRGPGQSIVGWTYFLVQHGVLQVGALQARTADGVRLLLDAIFKAPEASLAHDILLFVFPDSPACESALQRRRFAVTRYWYLRRTLDRSCQGPIDPALRPLAEEDGPDLVRLFSRAYAGVPGARCFAPHGRLEEWAQYLGQLTRGAALGRFVPDASLVLPGALAGQLNGAAIVTALSARTLHLAQIVVDPLARRQHLASRLLDGMLSWGVSHDRAVATLLVSEDNAHARALYDVRGFVPTGYFLHAERPLGRRVLTPAAAASA from the coding sequence ATGAGGCTCGACGACTGGCGGAACCTGCCGGCCGAGGCCATGCGCCCGGTCTACGAGGCGGAGAAGGCCCGCTGGTCGACGGGCCTGCAGTGGGATCTCGAGCCGTCGCTCCAGATTCTCGAGCACGCTCGCGCCGACGGCACCCTGCCGGGCCTGGTGGTGCGCGGACCGGGGCAGAGCATCGTCGGCTGGACATACTTCCTCGTGCAGCACGGCGTGCTGCAGGTCGGCGCGTTGCAGGCCAGGACGGCCGACGGCGTGCGGTTGCTGCTCGACGCGATCTTCAAGGCGCCCGAGGCGTCGCTGGCGCACGACATCCTGCTGTTCGTGTTCCCCGACAGCCCGGCCTGCGAGAGCGCCCTGCAGCGCCGACGGTTCGCGGTGACCCGCTACTGGTATCTGCGTCGGACGCTGGACCGCAGCTGCCAGGGGCCGATCGATCCGGCGTTGCGCCCGCTGGCCGAGGAGGATGGCCCCGATCTCGTCCGCCTGTTCTCCCGGGCGTATGCCGGCGTGCCCGGAGCGCGCTGCTTCGCGCCGCACGGGCGCCTCGAGGAGTGGGCGCAGTACCTGGGGCAGCTGACGCGCGGTGCCGCGCTCGGCCGCTTCGTGCCCGACGCCAGCCTGGTCCTGCCCGGCGCGCTCGCCGGGCAGTTGAACGGCGCGGCCATCGTGACCGCGTTGTCGGCGCGCACGCTCCACCTCGCGCAGATCGTCGTCGATCCGCTCGCGCGTCGGCAGCACCTGGCCAGCCGCCTGCTCGACGGCATGCTGTCGTGGGGCGTCTCGCACGACCGGGCCGTGGCGACGCTCCTGGTGAGCGAAGACAACGCCCATGCGCGCGCCCTGTACGACGTGCGTGGGTTCGTCCCCACCGGCTACTTCCTGCACGCCGAGCGTCCGCTCGGCCGACGCGTCCTCACGCCCGCCGCCGCGGCCAGCGCGTGA
- the csrA gene encoding carbon storage regulator CsrA: MLVFTRRRNEAIIVADGIEIRVLRVSKDAVRLGVTAPADVPVHRQEVYDQIREENRRAATPTGLPAALSQLTKAAGGAS; encoded by the coding sequence GTGCTCGTCTTCACGCGCCGCCGCAACGAAGCGATCATCGTGGCCGATGGCATCGAGATCCGGGTGCTCCGGGTCAGCAAGGACGCCGTGCGCCTCGGAGTGACGGCGCCGGCCGACGTGCCGGTGCACCGGCAGGAGGTCTACGACCAGATCCGCGAGGAGAACCGTCGGGCCGCCACGCCCACCGGGCTGCCGGCCGCGCTCTCGCAGCTCACCAAGGCCGCCGGCGGCGCGTCATGA